Proteins encoded together in one Ochotona princeps isolate mOchPri1 chromosome 20, mOchPri1.hap1, whole genome shotgun sequence window:
- the LOC101522273 gene encoding olfactory receptor 7A10-like — translation MHYVKLRNQTQLAEFFLLGFSENPTLHPLIFGLFLSMYLITVSGNLLIVLAILSDSNLHMPMYFFLANLSLVDICFTTTTIPKMLVNIQTHSRAISYAGCITQMFFFTLFVALDDFLLATMAYDRFVAICHPLHYMVIMNPWLCVKLVLLCWITGVLYALLNSLLVLRLSFCTHLEIHHFFCELNQVIHRACSDTFLNDLVIYFAAVLLAGGPLAGILYSYSKIAFSIRAISSTQGKYKAFSTCASHLLTVSLFYGTSLGVYLSASGAPSSASTAAASVMYTVVTPMLNPFIYSLRNTDMKRALKRLLFPK, via the coding sequence ATGCACTACGTGAAGCTGAGAAACCAAACACAGCTTGCAGAATTCTTTCTCCTGGGATTCTCAGAAAACCCAACCCTACATCCTCTCATCTTTGGTCTGTTCCTCTCCATGTACCTGATCACTGTCAGTGGGAACCTGCTCATCGTCCTGGCCATACTCTCAGACTCTAACCTCCACatgcccatgtacttcttccttgcCAACCTGTCCTTGGTGGACATCTGCTTCACTACCACCACCATCCCCAAGATGCTGGTGAACATCCAGACACACAGCAGAGCCATCAGCTATGCAGGCTGCATCACACAGATGTTCTTCTTTACATTGTTTGTTGCATTGGATGACTTTCTCCTGGCCACGATGGCCTATGACCgatttgtggccatctgtcaccccctGCACTACATGGTCATCATGAACCCCTGGCTCTGTGTGAAGCTGGTTTTGCTGTGCTGGATCACTGGTGTCCTGTATGCCTTGTTAAACAGCTTACTGGTGCTGAGGCTGAGCTTCTGCACACACCTGGAAATCCATCactttttctgtgagttgaatcaGGTGATCCACAGAGCCTGTTCTGACACCTTTCTCAATGACCTTGTAATTTACTTTGCAGCTGTGCTGCTGGCAGGAGGTCCCTTGGCTGGTATTCTGTACTCTTACTCTAAGATTGCCTTCTCCATCCGTGCCATTTCATCAACCCAAGGGAAgtataaagccttttccacctgtgcctctcacctctTGACTGTCTCTCTATTTTATGGCACAAGCTTAGGTGTGTACCTCAGTGCCAGTGGTGCCCCAAGTTCAGCCTCAACTGCAGCAGCCTCAGTGATGTACACTgtggtcacccccatgctgaacccctttatctacagcctgaggaacacagacatgaaGAGGGCTCTGAAAAGACTGCTGTTCCCTAAATGA